From a region of the Synechococcus sp. RS9916 genome:
- a CDS encoding DUF3747 domain-containing protein: MVRSLPITLAFAVAGATLVGPSASAQGSLFTAVPVEETNFVLVAAPIGQGESSQLNIYEQRTSKRPCFAVSGSAPAVVDPLLATFDFTGICNRYIDGNGYSLRIGGDDFGTRYRLAVVKTNQDVELIAVPSRTSASTHVVARAGGAGAGFLKLELEPGWKLMRRHYGDRALGHLYVFREVWPGSEPEPAEPAQSDTDPSADDTKPEAASPAALEP, encoded by the coding sequence ATGGTGCGCTCCCTTCCGATCACCCTGGCCTTCGCTGTGGCCGGGGCCACGCTGGTGGGGCCATCGGCGTCAGCCCAAGGGTCGCTGTTCACGGCTGTTCCCGTTGAAGAGACCAATTTCGTCCTGGTGGCTGCCCCGATCGGGCAAGGCGAGTCATCGCAGCTGAATATCTATGAGCAACGCACGAGCAAGCGCCCTTGCTTTGCGGTCTCCGGCAGTGCTCCAGCGGTGGTGGACCCCCTGCTGGCCACCTTTGACTTCACGGGGATCTGCAACCGCTACATCGACGGTAATGGCTATTCCCTCCGCATCGGGGGTGACGATTTCGGAACGCGCTATCGCCTTGCGGTGGTGAAGACCAATCAGGACGTGGAGCTGATTGCCGTTCCGTCCAGAACGTCTGCCAGCACCCACGTGGTGGCGCGGGCAGGAGGTGCCGGGGCTGGTTTCCTCAAGCTGGAACTGGAGCCGGGTTGGAAGTTGATGCGCCGCCACTACGGCGATCGTGCTCTTGGTCATCTCTATGTGTTCCGGGAAGTGTGGCCCGGCAGCGAGCCTGAGCCCGCCGAGCCAGCACAGTCCGACACTGACCCTTCAGCGGATGACACCAAGCCCGAGGCAGCCTCCCCCGCTGCTTTAGAGCCTTGA
- the def gene encoding peptide deformylase, whose protein sequence is MARSFAQLARSAERSSSSVAVAKEALDVSPLDIHKLGDEVLRQEARRISKVDESVRELARDMLRSMYTAKGIGLAAPQVGVHKQLLVIDLDLETPSSPPLVLINPEITTASATVDTYEEGCLSIPGVYLDVVRPTAIQLSYRDEMGRPKTMKADGLMARCIQHEMDHLKGVLFVDRVTDSGGLNKELKDHGFQAADVRSLV, encoded by the coding sequence TTGGCCCGCAGCTTCGCTCAATTGGCACGGTCCGCTGAACGGAGCAGCTCATCCGTTGCGGTCGCTAAAGAGGCCCTCGATGTGTCGCCTCTGGACATCCACAAATTGGGGGATGAGGTGTTGCGGCAGGAAGCGAGGCGCATCAGCAAGGTGGATGAGTCGGTGCGGGAGTTAGCCCGTGACATGTTGCGCAGCATGTACACCGCGAAGGGCATCGGGCTGGCGGCTCCTCAGGTCGGTGTGCACAAGCAGCTGCTGGTGATCGATCTTGATCTTGAAACGCCCTCCTCTCCGCCGCTGGTTCTGATCAATCCCGAGATCACCACCGCCAGTGCCACCGTCGACACCTACGAAGAAGGGTGTCTGAGCATCCCAGGGGTTTATCTCGATGTGGTGCGGCCCACGGCCATTCAGCTGAGCTACCGCGACGAGATGGGCCGTCCGAAAACGATGAAGGCCGATGGATTGATGGCCCGCTGCATCCAGCACGAAATGGATCACCTCAAAGGGGTGCTGTTTGTTGATCGCGTCACCGACTCCGGTGGCTTGAACAAGGAACTCAAGGACCACGGCTTTCAGGCCGCTGACGTTCGTTCCCTCGTCTGA
- the rpsU gene encoding 30S ribosomal protein S21: MTQVTVGENEGIESALRRFKRQVSKAGIFADLKRLRHHETPIEKYKRKAQQRRRRR, translated from the coding sequence ATGACTCAGGTCACGGTCGGAGAAAACGAAGGCATCGAATCAGCGCTGCGTCGCTTCAAGCGTCAGGTGTCTAAGGCAGGAATCTTTGCCGACCTCAAGCGTTTGCGTCATCACGAGACCCCCATCGAGAAGTACAAGCGCAAGGCTCAGCAGCGTCGTCGTCGTCGCTGA